The following proteins are encoded in a genomic region of Rhodocyclaceae bacterium:
- a CDS encoding RES family NAD+ phosphorylase encodes MDLRGRQDRHPGLVDRDSYAFTQRAGGYLHAQGANGLLVGSARCSGTNAAVFRPERLSGVRDRSFLTYRLDVAARRMVVERVRGRVWMRFTPGEVAIVRG; translated from the coding sequence GTGGACCTGCGCGGCCGGCAGGATCGCCATCCCGGGCTGGTCGACCGTGACAGCTATGCGTTCACCCAGCGCGCAGGCGGCTACCTGCATGCGCAGGGCGCTAACGGGCTGCTGGTCGGCTCCGCCCGCTGCAGCGGAACCAATGCGGCGGTGTTCCGGCCGGAACGGCTGTCCGGTGTGCGCGATCGTAGCTTCCTGACCTACCGGCTGGACGTGGCTGCACGGCGGATGGTGGTCGAACGGGTGCGCGGACGGGTGTGGATGCGGTTCACGCCGGGCGAGGTCGCAATCGTGCGGGGCTGA
- a CDS encoding DUF2384 domain-containing protein, whose protein sequence is MTLRILFPHDRDLVYRWVSQPNARLGGRPPTR, encoded by the coding sequence TTGACGCTGCGCATCCTCTTCCCGCACGACCGCGACCTCGTCTACCGCTGGGTGAGCCAGCCGAACGCACGGCTCGGCGGGCGCCCGCCGACGCGGTGA
- a CDS encoding MmgE/PrpD family protein has product MSEAIEALAGMAAETHWDDIPAGVQRLARLVLLDTIGVILGGSEQPEVARLRAGLSSGAGSGATVLARGWAANDAGRVAFLNGVAGRAIEMCETHGKVSCQAAIQVVPGALAVAERAGRNGRELLEALVTGYDVAIRLGAATTRRPLAHPLGQAGMLGAIAAGARLRGLDAAGIGTAIRIGGNLMVTAGYGNVVAGATTLNAVGGLSAMAAVNAPELVLAGFTAQDDAIEQTMTELLSVGFNPVPVFDGLGTRWEIAQVLFRLRACCNPIYPALDALADVLARLKPRPEDIERIDVETYDFAAGLGVQEPPGHFGARYSLPHAAAALVVNGHLGYASFTDAAVRDPVLTALRHRVHVVEDEAMTARLPASKPARVTLVLKDGRRETCSVEDDRRVGEAFDEAPVRAKYRELAGLVLTDAGVAAVESAIERCEEWPSMAPLLDALRTGGRSADA; this is encoded by the coding sequence ATGAGCGAGGCGATCGAAGCGCTGGCCGGCATGGCGGCGGAAACGCACTGGGACGATATCCCCGCCGGGGTGCAGCGGCTGGCGCGACTGGTGCTGCTCGACACGATCGGGGTGATCCTCGGCGGATCGGAACAGCCCGAGGTGGCCCGGCTGCGCGCCGGCCTGTCGTCTGGAGCCGGCAGTGGTGCCACCGTGCTCGCGCGCGGCTGGGCGGCTAACGACGCCGGCCGCGTTGCCTTCCTGAACGGTGTGGCGGGCCGCGCGATCGAGATGTGCGAGACGCATGGCAAGGTGTCCTGCCAGGCCGCGATCCAGGTGGTGCCGGGGGCGCTGGCGGTGGCCGAGCGGGCCGGTCGCAACGGGCGCGAACTGCTCGAGGCGCTGGTCACCGGTTACGACGTTGCGATCCGGCTCGGCGCCGCGACCACCCGCCGCCCGCTCGCGCATCCGCTGGGCCAGGCCGGGATGCTCGGTGCGATCGCGGCCGGCGCGCGGCTGCGCGGGCTGGATGCGGCGGGCATCGGCACCGCCATCCGCATCGGCGGCAACCTGATGGTCACTGCCGGCTACGGCAACGTGGTCGCCGGAGCCACCACGCTCAATGCCGTCGGCGGCCTGTCGGCGATGGCGGCGGTGAACGCACCGGAACTCGTGCTCGCCGGCTTCACGGCGCAGGACGATGCGATCGAGCAGACGATGACCGAGCTGCTGTCGGTCGGCTTCAACCCGGTACCGGTGTTCGACGGGCTGGGCACGCGCTGGGAGATTGCGCAGGTGCTGTTCCGCCTGCGTGCCTGCTGCAATCCGATCTACCCGGCGCTCGATGCGCTGGCCGACGTGCTGGCGCGGTTGAAGCCCCGCCCGGAGGACATCGAACGCATCGATGTCGAGACCTACGACTTCGCCGCCGGGCTGGGCGTGCAGGAACCGCCCGGGCATTTCGGGGCGCGCTACTCGCTGCCGCACGCCGCCGCAGCGCTGGTGGTCAATGGCCACCTCGGCTATGCGTCGTTCACCGACGCCGCGGTCCGCGACCCGGTACTGACCGCGCTGCGCCACCGGGTTCACGTGGTCGAGGACGAGGCAATGACCGCCCGGCTGCCGGCGTCGAAGCCGGCGCGGGTGACGCTGGTGCTGAAGGACGGCCGGCGCGAGACGTGCTCGGTGGAGGACGATCGCCGGGTCGGCGAGGCCTTCGACGAGGCGCCGGTGCGCGCCAAGTACCGCGAGCTGGCAGGGCTTGTGTTGACCGACGCGGGCGTGGCTGCGGTGGAGTCGGCCATCGAACGCTGCGAGGAATGGCCGTCCATGGCGCCGCTGCTGGATGCATTGCGCACGGGTGGACGTAGCGCCGACGCTTGA
- a CDS encoding amidohydrolase family protein yields the protein MTDATIRTPDIPPPAATPHPPRRAFPPGSCDCHAHVFGPQSRYRLLPKTHFVPHETPLPAYVKMLRTLGCERGVLVQPSVYGTDNTLIEEALASRTFDLRAVAVVSADIDDRELERLHGLGFRGIRINTASATPGLRIEDAPRLAERIKPLGWHLQFYLDLRTMPQIEQALESLDIDIVIDHFARIATAEGMQASAYRALLRLLARDNVWAKLMGPYFVSDAVPHYPDLVPFARGMIEVAPDRVVWGSDWPHPSAREKMPDDGDLADMLGEWAPDEAVRHRILVDNPRRLYGFD from the coding sequence ATGACCGACGCGACGATACGAACGCCTGACATCCCGCCGCCTGCGGCGACCCCGCATCCGCCAAGGCGCGCGTTCCCGCCCGGTTCCTGTGACTGCCATGCCCATGTGTTCGGACCGCAGTCGCGCTACCGGCTGCTGCCGAAGACGCATTTCGTGCCGCACGAGACGCCGCTGCCAGCTTACGTGAAGATGCTGCGCACGCTGGGCTGCGAGCGCGGCGTGCTGGTGCAGCCCAGCGTGTACGGCACCGACAACACGCTGATCGAGGAGGCGCTGGCCTCGCGCACCTTCGACCTGCGCGCGGTGGCAGTGGTGTCGGCCGACATCGACGACCGCGAACTCGAGCGCCTGCATGGCCTCGGCTTCCGCGGCATCCGCATCAACACTGCTTCGGCCACGCCCGGGCTGCGCATCGAGGATGCACCGCGCCTGGCCGAGCGCATCAAGCCGCTGGGCTGGCACCTGCAGTTCTACCTCGACCTGCGCACGATGCCGCAGATCGAGCAGGCACTGGAGTCGCTCGACATCGACATCGTGATCGACCATTTCGCGCGCATCGCGACCGCCGAAGGCATGCAGGCGTCGGCCTACCGCGCGCTGCTGCGCCTGCTCGCGCGCGACAACGTATGGGCCAAGCTGATGGGACCTTACTTCGTCTCCGACGCGGTACCTCACTATCCCGACCTGGTTCCGTTTGCGCGCGGCATGATCGAGGTCGCGCCCGACCGCGTGGTCTGGGGGTCCGACTGGCCGCATCCAAGCGCGCGCGAGAAGATGCCCGACGACGGCGACCTCGCCGACATGCTGGGTGAATGGGCGCCCGACGAGGCGGTACGGCACCGGATACTCGTCGACAATCCACGCCGGCTCTACGGCTTCGACTGA
- a CDS encoding GFA family protein, whose translation MHVDGQCHCGHIRYEAQADPSRVAICHCTDCQVLTGSPYRVSVVVPASDFRLLAGEPTFYVKIAESGNRRAHAFCPVCGTPVFARPDSDAPQTFTLRVGGLAQRASLPPQRRIWCRSAVDWSVDIGALPGSAQQ comes from the coding sequence ATGCATGTCGACGGCCAGTGCCATTGCGGCCACATCCGCTATGAAGCCCAAGCCGACCCGTCCCGGGTCGCGATCTGCCACTGCACCGACTGCCAGGTGCTCACGGGCTCGCCGTACCGCGTGTCGGTCGTGGTACCGGCATCCGACTTCCGGCTGCTCGCTGGCGAGCCGACCTTCTACGTGAAGATCGCCGAGAGCGGCAACCGGCGCGCGCATGCGTTCTGCCCGGTCTGCGGCACGCCGGTGTTCGCACGTCCGGACAGCGATGCGCCGCAGACCTTCACTCTGCGCGTCGGCGGCCTGGCGCAACGCGCGAGCCTGCCGCCGCAGCGGCGTATATGGTGCCGCTCGGCCGTCGACTGGTCGGTCGACATCGGCGCACTGCCGGGGTCGGCGCAGCAATGA
- a CDS encoding aspartate/glutamate racemase family protein, giving the protein MAERILVINPNSTHSVTEQMSAAVSAMRLPGGPQIVCETLREGPPGVETQAQVDASTGLLLDWLAQRPELAASDAIIIGCFSDPGLHALREVYRQPVLGIGESGFNTASALAERFASIAIVSGSLTRHRRKIRALGFEHRYCGGLAVEMGVAALADVQRTRERLESVGRRLRDEMGAQAIVLGCAGFSAHREGLEQVLGVPVVEPTQSAVALALGQVLARRMLAEPSRAAA; this is encoded by the coding sequence ATGGCCGAACGCATCCTCGTCATCAACCCGAACAGCACGCATTCGGTCACCGAGCAGATGAGCGCAGCCGTATCCGCGATGCGCCTGCCGGGCGGCCCGCAGATCGTCTGCGAGACGCTGCGCGAAGGCCCGCCTGGCGTCGAGACGCAGGCACAGGTCGATGCGAGCACCGGGCTGCTGCTCGACTGGCTGGCTCAGCGTCCCGAGTTGGCCGCAAGCGATGCCATCATCATCGGCTGCTTCTCCGACCCCGGTCTGCATGCGCTGCGCGAGGTATACCGGCAGCCGGTGCTCGGCATCGGCGAATCGGGGTTCAACACCGCATCGGCGCTGGCCGAGCGCTTCGCATCGATCGCGATCGTATCGGGCTCCCTTACGCGCCATCGGCGCAAGATCCGGGCGCTGGGCTTCGAGCATCGCTACTGCGGCGGCCTCGCCGTCGAGATGGGCGTCGCCGCGCTGGCCGACGTGCAGCGTACCCGCGAGCGCCTGGAATCGGTAGGACGGCGGTTGCGCGACGAGATGGGTGCGCAGGCGATCGTTCTCGGCTGCGCCGGCTTCTCCGCTCATCGTGAAGGGCTGGAACAGGTCCTCGGCGTACCGGTGGTCGAACCGACGCAGTCGGCCGTAGCGCTGGCGCTCGGGCAGGTGCTGGCGCGGCGCATGCTGGCCGAGCCGAGCCGAGCCGCGGCCTGA
- a CDS encoding cupin domain-containing protein, which produces MEQPPRIVHPDTLPSYSPPGHGGTVNRRLVEASLGAGLEMVLGEVAAGGAAHPHSHDSAWQIVMVIEGFLEHSEPGLQPQRCGPGSVIRIPPKCVHGARAVDGPAKVVVIYSPPLPAEGGFRPA; this is translated from the coding sequence ATGGAACAGCCCCCGCGCATCGTCCACCCCGACACACTGCCGTCCTACTCCCCGCCCGGTCATGGTGGCACGGTCAACCGGCGGCTGGTGGAGGCCTCCCTCGGCGCCGGGCTCGAGATGGTGCTGGGCGAGGTCGCAGCCGGCGGTGCGGCACATCCGCATTCGCATGACAGCGCGTGGCAGATCGTGATGGTGATCGAGGGCTTCCTGGAGCATTCCGAGCCCGGTCTGCAGCCGCAGCGTTGCGGTCCGGGCAGCGTGATCCGCATCCCGCCGAAGTGCGTGCACGGCGCGCGTGCCGTTGACGGACCGGCGAAGGTGGTGGTGATCTACAGCCCGCCACTGCCGGCAGAGGGCGGCTTCCGGCCGGCCTGA
- a CDS encoding CoA transferase, whose translation MTAAAKMLDGVRVIDLTSVVFGPYSTQILADYGADVVKVEVPEGDIMRYAGHAPERGMGPVFVNLNRGKRSIVLDIRKPDGKAALEALIRGADLLVHNVRRKPMARLGFSAQACAALNPRLLYCAATGFAEAHELADAPAIDDVIQCAVGLSELNADADGTPRLVPSLIADKVAGLALASAMLAALVRQRTTGQGGTVDVPMYETLASFCLVEHLQGATFSPQGSVGYTRVTREGRRIYRAKDGHVSMTPYSNEQWARFFTAVGRPDMATDPRVTDPAVRGTRFHELYDVVESVAHTRTVAEWITLARELNMPAMPVVSLADVAGDVQLERSGAVETREFAGIGPVKHLSSPGFFDGVAARHPMNAPRLGEHTCVLLREAGYDEASIAALLASGGARTLA comes from the coding sequence ATGACAGCAGCAGCGAAGATGCTCGACGGGGTACGGGTGATCGACCTGACCTCGGTCGTGTTCGGCCCGTACTCGACGCAGATCCTGGCCGACTACGGTGCCGACGTAGTGAAGGTCGAGGTGCCCGAGGGCGACATCATGCGCTATGCCGGCCATGCGCCCGAGCGGGGCATGGGACCGGTGTTCGTGAATCTGAACCGAGGCAAGCGGTCGATCGTGCTCGACATTCGCAAGCCCGACGGCAAGGCCGCGCTCGAAGCACTGATCCGCGGTGCCGATCTGCTGGTGCACAACGTCCGGCGCAAGCCGATGGCCCGGCTGGGTTTCTCGGCGCAGGCCTGTGCCGCACTCAATCCACGGTTACTGTACTGCGCGGCGACCGGGTTCGCCGAGGCGCACGAACTGGCCGATGCACCGGCGATCGACGACGTGATCCAGTGCGCGGTGGGACTGTCGGAACTGAACGCCGATGCCGACGGCACGCCGAGGCTGGTGCCGAGCCTCATCGCCGACAAGGTTGCCGGCCTCGCGCTCGCCTCTGCGATGCTCGCCGCGCTGGTGCGCCAGCGCACCACCGGGCAGGGCGGCACTGTCGATGTCCCGATGTACGAGACGCTCGCCTCGTTCTGCCTGGTCGAGCACCTGCAGGGTGCGACCTTCTCGCCGCAGGGCAGCGTCGGCTACACCCGCGTGACGCGCGAGGGCCGCCGCATCTACCGCGCGAAGGACGGCCATGTGTCGATGACGCCCTACAGCAACGAGCAGTGGGCACGCTTCTTCACCGCCGTGGGGCGCCCCGACATGGCGACCGATCCGCGCGTCACCGATCCGGCGGTACGCGGCACCCGCTTCCACGAGCTGTACGATGTGGTCGAGTCGGTCGCGCATACCCGCACCGTCGCCGAGTGGATCACGCTCGCTCGCGAGCTGAACATGCCGGCGATGCCGGTGGTGTCGCTGGCCGACGTAGCCGGCGACGTGCAGCTGGAACGCAGCGGCGCGGTCGAAACGCGCGAGTTCGCCGGCATCGGACCGGTGAAGCACCTGTCCTCGCCCGGCTTCTTCGACGGCGTAGCGGCACGGCATCCGATGAACGCACCGCGACTGGGCGAGCACACCTGCGTGCTGCTGCGCGAAGCGGGCTACGACGAGGCAAGCATCGCTGCGCTGCTTGCTTCTGGCGGCGCACGCACGCTCGCCTGA
- a CDS encoding tripartite tricarboxylate transporter substrate binding protein, translating into MLHRLRRAAGVSSALFAKDESIVIRSDPARRAALAAAFAAALLPAPVLAQNTDAAAFPSRPIRMVVPYVPGGLPDTLGRIVAQRLGDAFKRPVLVDNRPGAGGIIGTELVARALPDGYTLLVADLGQTAITPAMTPKLPYDIRRDFAPVSLLGTSPFFLAVNGSTGISTLKEFVAYARARSGSASYGSSGVGSPHHLAMEMLRLRLGIELVHVPYKGSGQSTPAIVSGEVPALFTVLPTVSAHVKSGTIRLLGVASATRSAQAPDVPTFAELGVKDFVLLPSVSVLAPSGTPGPVIERLAAEIGKAIRHPDSMQKLAAMGIDPVGSTPAEYAKQLRADIELFVQAVRASGVKAE; encoded by the coding sequence ATGCTGCACAGACTGCGCAGGGCCGCCGGCGTATCATCTGCGCTCTTCGCCAAGGATGAATCGATCGTGATCCGTTCCGACCCCGCCCGCCGTGCCGCGCTTGCAGCGGCCTTCGCGGCTGCGCTCTTGCCCGCCCCGGTATTGGCGCAGAACACCGACGCAGCCGCTTTCCCGTCGCGGCCGATCCGCATGGTCGTGCCGTACGTGCCCGGCGGCCTGCCCGACACCCTCGGCCGCATCGTCGCGCAACGCCTCGGCGATGCCTTCAAGCGTCCGGTGCTGGTCGACAACCGGCCAGGCGCCGGCGGCATCATCGGCACCGAACTGGTCGCGCGCGCGTTGCCCGACGGCTACACGCTGCTGGTGGCTGACCTCGGACAGACCGCGATCACCCCGGCGATGACGCCGAAGCTGCCCTACGACATCCGGCGCGACTTCGCACCGGTAAGCCTGCTCGGCACCTCGCCGTTCTTCCTGGCTGTGAACGGCAGCACCGGCATCTCGACGCTCAAGGAGTTCGTCGCCTACGCACGCGCGCGCAGCGGAAGCGCGTCGTACGGCTCCTCCGGCGTGGGCAGCCCGCACCACCTGGCGATGGAGATGCTGCGCCTGCGGCTGGGCATCGAGCTGGTGCACGTGCCGTACAAGGGCAGCGGCCAGTCGACGCCGGCGATCGTCTCGGGCGAGGTGCCGGCGCTGTTCACGGTGCTGCCGACGGTATCGGCCCATGTGAAGTCGGGCACCATCAGGCTGCTCGGCGTGGCGAGCGCCACGCGCAGCGCGCAGGCGCCCGACGTGCCGACGTTCGCCGAACTCGGGGTCAAGGACTTCGTGCTGCTGCCTTCGGTCAGCGTGCTCGCGCCGTCCGGTACGCCGGGCCCGGTGATCGAGCGGCTGGCCGCCGAGATCGGCAAGGCGATCAGGCATCCGGACTCGATGCAGAAGCTCGCGGCAATGGGCATCGACCCCGTCGGCAGCACGCCGGCCGAGTATGCGAAGCAGCTGCGTGCCGACATCGAGCTGTTCGTGCAGGCGGTACGCGCCTCGGGCGTGAAGGCGGAATGA
- a CDS encoding MaoC family dehydratase N-terminal domain-containing protein, with translation MTGPASGSGAHTGDATGDGQLYFEDFAPGQCWPGQQRRLDAAAFRAFAALTGDAHPIHYDADYARGTRFGAPVAHGLLVTAIGALGATALSPRLESSMVAFLEQGMRFLAPVLEGDTIRTAFEVESTRPSRDGSRGVVRFIVRVSNAAGMPVAEGFHAYLISGRPQPRPATS, from the coding sequence ATGACCGGCCCGGCATCCGGCAGCGGCGCGCACACCGGGGACGCGACCGGAGACGGCCAGCTCTACTTCGAGGATTTCGCGCCCGGCCAGTGCTGGCCCGGACAGCAGCGCCGCCTCGACGCCGCCGCGTTCCGCGCCTTCGCTGCCCTCACCGGCGATGCCCACCCGATCCACTACGACGCCGACTATGCACGCGGCACCCGCTTCGGCGCACCGGTCGCGCACGGGCTGCTGGTGACGGCGATCGGCGCGCTGGGCGCCACTGCACTGTCGCCGCGGCTGGAATCGTCGATGGTCGCCTTCCTGGAACAGGGGATGCGCTTCCTCGCCCCGGTGCTCGAGGGCGACACCATCCGCACCGCGTTCGAGGTGGAGAGTACCCGGCCCTCGCGCGACGGCAGCCGCGGCGTGGTGCGCTTCATCGTGCGCGTGAGCAATGCGGCCGGCATGCCGGTCGCCGAAGGCTTCCACGCATACCTGATTTCCGGTCGGCCGCAGCCCCGACCAGCCACATCGTAA
- a CDS encoding RidA family protein, whose translation MAKPFTAVTPPGGWNERYTFSAGVRAGNLLFISGMTAANEQGELVGEGDIVRQTEYIFEKMGRVLEAAGASFANVVETTEYFLTLDGYAKTAGVRRKVFGEAPWPAATGVLVAGLIRPGALIEIKATALLS comes from the coding sequence ATGGCCAAGCCCTTCACCGCAGTCACCCCGCCCGGCGGCTGGAACGAGCGCTATACGTTCTCGGCGGGCGTGCGCGCCGGCAACCTGCTGTTCATCTCGGGCATGACCGCCGCCAACGAGCAGGGCGAACTGGTCGGCGAGGGCGACATCGTGCGGCAGACCGAGTACATCTTCGAGAAGATGGGCCGCGTGCTGGAGGCTGCGGGCGCTTCCTTCGCCAACGTGGTCGAGACCACCGAGTACTTCCTGACGCTCGACGGCTATGCGAAGACCGCCGGCGTGCGCAGGAAGGTATTCGGCGAGGCGCCCTGGCCGGCGGCAACCGGCGTACTGGTTGCCGGGCTGATCCGCCCCGGTGCACTGATCGAGATAAAGGCGACCGCGCTGCTCTCCTGA
- a CDS encoding tripartite tricarboxylate transporter substrate binding protein gives MQTRRKTLAALPALAVLSAVPFLLSSLPVQAQAPAWPSRPLRIVVGFTAGGPVDLVARIVAPRLAVPLGQPVIVENRPGADANIAMEVVARASPDGHTLLLIQPGVAINPPLYGKVSFDPIKDFAPISLIGESPNIVAVHNGLPANTMQELLALARAKKGGLFYGATSSPTHLATELLNTLAGIQTVRVPFKGAPPALTALMSGEVQIVISSIGTLLPIARAGKVRALAVTSAKRSAAAPDLPTVQEAGVPGFVATTWYGLAATGGTPRPVIDRLNAELRKVLADPEVRTQLAGQGIDEPAPGTPEQLGALIRSELVKWEKVVRASGAGIN, from the coding sequence ATGCAGACCCGACGCAAGACACTGGCCGCCCTTCCGGCCCTCGCCGTCCTTTCCGCGGTGCCCTTCCTGCTGTCGAGCCTGCCGGTGCAGGCTCAGGCCCCGGCCTGGCCTTCGCGGCCGCTGCGCATCGTCGTCGGCTTCACAGCCGGCGGTCCGGTCGACCTGGTCGCGCGCATCGTGGCACCACGCCTGGCGGTGCCGCTGGGCCAGCCGGTCATCGTCGAGAACCGGCCGGGCGCGGATGCGAACATCGCGATGGAAGTGGTCGCGCGGGCCAGCCCGGATGGCCACACGCTCCTGCTGATTCAGCCGGGCGTGGCGATCAATCCGCCGCTCTACGGCAAGGTATCGTTCGACCCGATCAAGGACTTCGCGCCGATCAGCCTGATCGGCGAATCGCCGAACATCGTCGCGGTGCATAACGGGTTGCCGGCGAACACGATGCAGGAGCTTCTCGCGCTGGCACGCGCGAAGAAGGGTGGCCTGTTCTACGGCGCCACGTCCAGCCCGACCCACCTGGCGACGGAGCTGCTGAACACCCTTGCCGGCATCCAGACCGTCCGCGTGCCGTTCAAGGGCGCGCCGCCGGCGCTGACGGCGCTGATGTCGGGCGAGGTGCAGATCGTCATCAGCAGCATCGGCACCCTGTTGCCGATCGCACGTGCCGGCAAGGTACGCGCACTCGCGGTGACCAGCGCGAAACGCAGCGCCGCAGCGCCCGACCTGCCGACGGTGCAGGAGGCGGGCGTGCCCGGCTTCGTCGCCACTACCTGGTACGGACTGGCCGCTACCGGCGGTACGCCGCGGCCGGTCATCGACCGGCTGAACGCCGAGCTGCGCAAGGTGCTTGCCGACCCGGAGGTGCGTACCCAGCTGGCCGGGCAGGGCATCGACGAACCGGCACCCGGTACGCCGGAGCAGCTGGGCGCGCTGATCCGCAGCGAACTGGTGAAATGGGAGAAGGTGGTGCGCGCCTCGGGCGCCGGCATCAACTGA
- a CDS encoding tripartite tricarboxylate transporter substrate binding protein has protein sequence MTRLYAGGAPSIVPCSGLRALVAAAGLAAVAVVLMPQAAAQAQWPVKPMRIVVPVVPGSFTDVVARGLAADMGESLGQSVLVENRAGAGTTIGAATVAKSSPDGYTLLMTENSFSIAPALYGKQMTYDPVRDFQPVTLIAEAPTVWFSRLEFPARSPKDLVQLARNRPGEVTFATGGNGTSSHLAAELFIDRNKLKMVHVPFKGVAGSIAEIVAGRVDVGTSSIASAAGPIQSGRMRALAVTGKERNPLLPEVPTFAESGFGDYDMPIWFGIIGPAGLPADRLDRLHGEIVRAANRPRLRELFAAQGARSLLVPPAAFTKRVHAEIAQWREVIPRVGIRPD, from the coding sequence TTGACCCGATTGTATGCCGGCGGCGCGCCGTCGATCGTCCCTTGCAGCGGCCTGCGCGCCCTGGTGGCTGCCGCAGGCCTTGCTGCCGTGGCAGTGGTCCTCATGCCGCAGGCCGCTGCCCAGGCGCAGTGGCCGGTGAAGCCGATGCGCATCGTGGTGCCGGTGGTGCCCGGGTCGTTCACCGACGTGGTCGCGCGCGGGCTGGCCGCGGACATGGGCGAATCGCTCGGCCAGTCGGTGCTGGTCGAGAACCGGGCCGGTGCCGGCACCACCATCGGTGCGGCCACCGTCGCCAAGTCATCGCCCGACGGCTACACGCTGCTGATGACCGAGAACTCGTTTTCCATCGCGCCGGCGCTGTACGGCAAGCAGATGACCTACGACCCGGTGCGCGATTTCCAGCCGGTCACGCTGATCGCCGAGGCCCCGACCGTCTGGTTCAGCCGGCTCGAGTTCCCGGCGCGCAGCCCGAAGGACCTGGTGCAGCTCGCGCGCAACCGGCCGGGCGAGGTCACCTTCGCCACCGGCGGCAACGGCACCTCCTCGCACCTGGCCGCCGAGCTGTTCATCGACCGCAACAAGCTGAAGATGGTGCACGTGCCGTTCAAGGGCGTGGCCGGTTCGATCGCCGAGATCGTCGCCGGGCGCGTCGACGTCGGTACTTCGAGCATCGCCAGCGCCGCCGGTCCGATCCAGTCGGGGCGGATGCGCGCGCTGGCGGTCACCGGCAAAGAGCGTAACCCGCTGCTGCCCGAGGTGCCGACCTTCGCCGAGTCCGGCTTCGGTGACTACGACATGCCGATCTGGTTCGGCATCATCGGCCCGGCGGGGCTGCCTGCCGACCGGCTCGACCGTCTGCATGGCGAGATCGTCCGTGCGGCGAACCGGCCGCGGCTGCGCGAGCTGTTCGCCGCACAGGGCGCACGCTCGCTGCTGGTACCCCCGGCGGCCTTCACGAAGCGCGTGCATGCCGAGATCGCGCAATGGCGAGAGGTGATCCCGCGCGTGGGCATCCGTCCCGACTGA
- a CDS encoding MaoC family dehydratase, with the protein MTSYYEDFAVGARYPTYSRTVTEGDHSLFCALVGYHVPLFIDEEFAKKTPYGGRICPSHLIMSFSTGMTESLFRTSVVGLLALDGGRFFAPVRIGDTIRTDVEVLSKRETSKPDRGLVVFRDLVYNQRDELVFQMDKTVLMRTRASLPPAA; encoded by the coding sequence ATGACATCCTACTACGAAGACTTTGCCGTCGGCGCCCGCTACCCCACCTACAGCCGCACGGTGACCGAAGGCGACCACTCCCTGTTCTGCGCGCTGGTCGGCTACCACGTGCCGTTGTTCATCGACGAAGAGTTCGCGAAGAAGACGCCCTATGGCGGCCGCATCTGCCCGAGCCACCTGATCATGTCGTTCTCCACCGGCATGACCGAGAGCTTGTTCCGCACCTCGGTGGTCGGCCTGCTGGCGCTCGATGGCGGCCGGTTCTTCGCGCCGGTGCGCATCGGCGACACCATCCGCACCGACGTCGAGGTCCTGTCCAAGCGCGAGACTTCGAAGCCCGACCGCGGCCTGGTCGTGTTCCGCGACCTGGTCTACAACCAGCGCGACGAGCTGGTGTTCCAGATGGACAAGACCGTGCTGATGCGCACCCGCGCCAGCCTGCCGCCCGCGGCCTGA